The sequence TACTGCTAATTTTTTGGTGATATCAGGTAAAAACGAACTCTTTTGATATTGTTTACGAAATAACTCTAATGAAGTTATTGCATTTTTCCAGTCTTTTATAATTATATAAATTGTTGCAATATCATAGTCAGCATTTTGTCTATTTTTTGCATTTGGGGTCTTTTGCGCAACACGCTTATAGGTTGCAAGTGCAAGGTCATATTTTTTCTCATTTTTCAATTTCTCAGCTTGTTTAAAAATCGAAGCTGCTAAATTTTCAGTTAGATTAGTAATTTCCAGTTTATCTGCTGCAGTTTTATTTGGTGCGTACTTAAGGGCTTCAGTAATTGCTGTTTCAGAAGTTTTTGGATCATCTCCATCATATAAAGAATAGGCAATGATTCGCCAAGCACTGAATTTATCATCATTGGATAAATTTCCAAATTTCGTGAGTAAAAATTTAGACTCTGCCACTGCTTGGACATATTTTTTGGTTTCAAATAATAATTTTGCTGTACGTAATTGAATATTTTTAGATTCTGGGTGAGTTGGATAAGTATGTGTAAATTTAAGGGATGTGGCAAGCATATTTTCGCCAGTTCTCACCTTTTCTTCACTGTTTTTTGAATTATCAAAATTTAGTGAGCTTACTACTACTGTAGCATAGGCAGCTTCAGCGCTTTTAGAACTCTTTTGAAACACATATGCAGAATTCTCATATGCAAGTAACGCTTTATCAAACGCTTGGTTTGAGTAATAGAGTTCTCCCAAATAATATGATATCTCAGAAGCGTTCTTACTATTTGGAAAAGAAGCAAGGTATCGCTCATACCATTCTTTCGCTTCATTAAAATCAAGAGTTGTATCTATTTTATTTTTTTTACTTTGCTGAAACTTATTGTGATAATACCCTGCTAAATCTACTAAATTTTTAGAAACCGTATCTATAATTTCTTGATTCTTTGATAAATCAAAATAAGTCCAATACACACTTCTAAGATCATAGCTTCTTGCAAAATTTTTTCTTAACTCAATTTCAAGATTTGTGAAACCAGCTAAGTCATATACTTTACTCATTTTCAAATAGTAACTTGGGGCTAAAGTGTGGTACGGGTAAATGTTAATAAACCGTTGGTACACTTCAGCAGCTTCAGTGTATCTTTGTTTCTCTATATAATAATTTGCAAGTGCTTCATATACTAAATTTTCATACTTTCTTCTTCCGATTTTTTTGAAATAACGATTGATGTCGTTTACCCCTTGTAGGTAAGAAAAACTTAAACTTATTGCTCGTAATGTATCTTGCAATTTTTGTAGATTAGGGTCAGCACTCCCGGAGGCATTCAACTTAACTAGTTCATCGTAATCGTATTTACTTAACATTCTAATATCTAATAGCTCTGTAAAAGAATTAAGTGCATCATCATAACTACCTTGTCTAAATTTACTCCACCCTCTCTTATATAAAGCATACTCATAAAAATCAGAATAAGGACCGTAATTAAGTACAGCAATATAATTTCTATCTGCTTCTGCCAAATCTCCCCTAATTGAAAAATACTCAGCTTTTCTAAAATAGGATTCTGCTGCAAATTTTGAAGTTGGAAATCCTTTTATGAGGATGGATAATAACTGAATTGATTTATCACTATTTCCGATATCTGAATACGCACGAGCTAGTTGATAAAGTACATAGTCATTTTTATCATATGAAGGATAATTTAATAATATTTGTTCGTACAAAGTAATAGCTAAATTTACAATTTGTAAATCATCCATTTTGGAGATCATTTCATCAAGACTTATTTCTTCTTTAGTTCTGATATCAGGGATTGATGATTTAATTTTTGAAGTTGCTTTTGAAATAATTTCTTCTTTAGTGATAACTTTTATTTGTTCATTTATAATTCTGGTATCTAAATTACTGATTAAAAACTTGTCATCAAAAATTGAATCCTGTAATTGGTACAATGAATCTTTAGTTACAACCAAAGGATCTATTTTAGTTGTATTTGTAGTGATAGGATCTACACTCACTGACTGATTCACATCTAATATTTCACCTGTCACTGAAATATCCAAACCTAGGCTTCTTTCAATAAGTCGATCGGCTTTTGCTCTAATAGAGTCTGGATCCAAATCAGATTTATCTAAAGATTTAAATGCAATACTAACATCCTCATTAAATATTTTTAATTCTGGCATTGTTTCTAGATCTTCAGTTGCTAATTGAGTAGTGTTTGTTTCTGCGATAGCAGTATTAATTATAAGTAAACACAATAAAACCTTGCATTTAAGAAAAAAGTAGCCTGGTCTAAAACGAAATTGTAAGATAGATGGTAATTTCATTGTGGTTGCACTAACTCAGAAGATCCATTAGGTTCGGATTGAGGTGTAGAATTTTCCAAACTGCTGTTAGTTAACATTTTAGATCTTTTAATTTTTTCTATTTTATCCTGTTCTTCTATTTTTTTTGCTTCACTTATAACGAATCTATTTTTAGATTGGACTATAGATTTTCTAAGTTCGCTATATGCAACAGTGCTATAACTTGAAATTCTCTCTCTTTCTTTTTTCATTGTTCGCATTGCGGTTTCTTTAATAGTATTTTTATTAACTAATTGTTGTGACTTTAATTTTTCTAATAAAGTATTTACATTGATAATTTGATTTTTAATCATCGTATCATAGTAGCTAAGTGAGTCAATTATTTCCGAATAATTTGAGGCAAGCTTACTAGTTCCCTCACGAAGCTTGGTGAGTATTTGATAAAAATCTTCTAATGAACTGCGATTTGGTTCAGGTAGGGGATTTAATGAGCCTATTCTATAAAAATAATTCTGTGAAAGTACAAATTGTTGCAGCATAGTGACTTTTTTTTGCAACTCAACTTGGTCAGATTGTGAAAGATCTTTAATTGAATCATCTAATTCTTCGTACATTTTTTTATAATCACCAAGTAAGAAATTTTTTTCTGTATCTAATGAAAATGTTTTTCCGCTTTCTGAATCACTATCAGTTGAATTACTATTGGAGTTGTTAGCACCTAAGTATCTTTGTGTCAATGAAAAAGTACTATTTTTTATATCTTGAAATTGTTTATTGTACTCTGCTAATTGGGCGTCTAATTTTATATTTCTTTTCATAACAATATTTTTTAGAGACTCTAGGCTATTAATTTTTAGTGTGAGATGGTTGATCAAATTATTCATGTCTGAGTAATTTTTAATCAAATCAACAAAACCACCATCCTCAAAAATACCTAATCGTTTAATATAATGTAACGGATGAGATAACGCTTGCTGATCGCTTTGTGTGTTTATTAACAAAACATCTTTGTAAAATAAATCAGAATTTAAATAGGTTATTACTTCATCTATCTCCTTTACTTGTTCTAAATACTCAAAAAGTGCCCTGTCATACATAGCAGCCGAACGATTGAACTGGCCAAGTATGTAGTATCCATGTGGGAGTGATAATTTAACTTCTTGCACGTAGTAATTTTTCGAATCTCTGTTATATAACTTACTCCAAGTTTCCACTGCATTGGCATAGTTTCGCTCAGAATATTGCGACCAACCCAGCCCAAGTAGAGATCGGTTTCCGTAAGGACCTTCTGACCTAATTGCACTAAAATACTTGACCGCCATTGCAGGTTTTTCACCTTCAAAAAAATACTGCGCGAGTGAAAGATTAGCTCGATCTCGTATTGCAAGAATTCTTTCATCCTCTGAAAGATATGAGTACTCTCCAACCTCTTCCAGAATATTTTTCCCCGTTTCATACAATCCTAACTTTAGATACGCAATACCCAAGTTGTATTGAATAATTGGATTTTCACTAATCAAATAAGATGCACCTTCAATTACTTTAATAGCAGATTGATAATCTCCAATCTCTATTAGTGCCTGTGAAAGCAATGAGTAATGCGTAATTCCAAACTCCTTCTCAAAAGGCTTCCTTGCGTTTTTTAAAATACTGATGGAATCAGAAAAGTAACCTCTTCGATTAAGTGCAAGGCCGAGTAGGTTCGATGCATAATTCTTAACAACTCTATCCTGTCTATAATTAAATAACACTCTAATAGGTAAACTATTTGGTAGAAATACACCGTACTCAAGATATAACA comes from Candidatus Methylacidiphilales bacterium and encodes:
- a CDS encoding tetratricopeptide repeat protein — encoded protein: MKLPSILQFRFRPGYFFLKCKVLLCLLIINTAIAETNTTQLATEDLETMPELKIFNEDVSIAFKSLDKSDLDPDSIRAKADRLIERSLGLDISVTGEILDVNQSVSVDPITTNTTKIDPLVVTKDSLYQLQDSIFDDKFLISNLDTRIINEQIKVITKEEIISKATSKIKSSIPDIRTKEEISLDEMISKMDDLQIVNLAITLYEQILLNYPSYDKNDYVLYQLARAYSDIGNSDKSIQLLSILIKGFPTSKFAAESYFRKAEYFSIRGDLAEADRNYIAVLNYGPYSDFYEYALYKRGWSKFRQGSYDDALNSFTELLDIRMLSKYDYDELVKLNASGSADPNLQKLQDTLRAISLSFSYLQGVNDINRYFKKIGRRKYENLVYEALANYYIEKQRYTEAAEVYQRFINIYPYHTLAPSYYLKMSKVYDLAGFTNLEIELRKNFARSYDLRSVYWTYFDLSKNQEIIDTVSKNLVDLAGYYHNKFQQSKKNKIDTTLDFNEAKEWYERYLASFPNSKNASEISYYLGELYYSNQAFDKALLAYENSAYVFQKSSKSAEAAYATVVVSSLNFDNSKNSEEKVRTGENMLATSLKFTHTYPTHPESKNIQLRTAKLLFETKKYVQAVAESKFLLTKFGNLSNDDKFSAWRIIAYSLYDGDDPKTSETAITEALKYAPNKTAADKLEITNLTENLAASIFKQAEKLKNEKKYDLALATYKRVAQKTPNAKNRQNADYDIATIYIIIKDWKNAITSLELFRKQYQKSSFLPDITKKLAVSYKEDVRFEKAAVEFERIETEQKDESIRKQALIEAANLYVSLADSKSTIRVYNKFINLFPKPLEDKLAMLDKLSYEYKKINNQKEVAKLTQQIFNESAKAKGGDRTDKVLYYMASAELELKKPEFESYQRIKLKEPLKKSLKAKKDALQRILTVFGKLTEYKIANVTSGATYYLGLAYLEFSKAFVESERPKKLKGLELEQYNEILEEQAAPFEENGVKILEKNLELINIGLYDKWIQQTIDKLGEIFPARFAKKEKIDMLSDDLL